A stretch of the Veillonella parvula DSM 2008 genome encodes the following:
- a CDS encoding TIGR01212 family radical SAM protein (This family includes YhcC from E. coli K-12, an uncharacterized radical SAM protein.), whose protein sequence is MTDTTRPKRYRMVSKYYKETYGEKVYKLPVALPLTCPNRDGSAGVGGCTFCGEIGAGYENRPVWMTVRMQLEENIAHIGPKYKAKKFIPYYQNFSNTYLSLDDFKSYMEQGCIDEAVGIAIATRPDCIADEYLEILADIRDRFQKDIYIELGLQTVNYETLEKINRGHDLAEFIDAVLRIKRYGFNITTHMIVNLPWDTMKDTIEGARILSALGVDQVKLHALYIVKNTLMAKWYQEGQFTLISAEEYADRVVNFVRHLHPDIVLQRLVGRAPEDNTLFTNWSIGWWRVQDLIDDKLDELDAHQGDLCDYLNGKAVRKFID, encoded by the coding sequence ATGACCGATACAACGAGACCAAAACGATACCGCATGGTATCTAAATATTATAAAGAAACCTATGGGGAAAAGGTTTATAAATTGCCTGTAGCATTACCATTGACTTGTCCAAACCGAGATGGTTCAGCTGGTGTTGGAGGCTGTACCTTTTGTGGTGAAATTGGGGCGGGCTACGAAAACCGTCCTGTGTGGATGACGGTACGCATGCAATTAGAGGAAAACATTGCTCACATAGGCCCTAAGTATAAGGCTAAAAAATTTATTCCTTATTATCAAAATTTCAGTAATACATACTTGAGTCTTGATGATTTTAAAAGCTATATGGAGCAAGGTTGCATTGACGAAGCCGTGGGCATTGCTATTGCAACGAGACCTGATTGTATTGCCGATGAATACTTAGAAATATTGGCGGATATTAGAGATCGCTTTCAAAAGGATATTTATATTGAGTTAGGTCTTCAAACGGTTAACTATGAGACATTAGAGAAAATTAATCGCGGTCATGATTTAGCTGAGTTTATTGATGCCGTATTACGGATTAAGCGCTATGGATTTAACATAACAACTCATATGATAGTTAATTTACCATGGGATACCATGAAGGATACTATTGAAGGGGCTCGCATTTTGTCAGCCCTTGGTGTAGATCAAGTTAAATTACATGCGTTGTATATCGTTAAAAATACATTGATGGCCAAGTGGTATCAAGAAGGTCAGTTCACCTTAATCAGTGCTGAAGAATATGCTGACCGGGTTGTTAATTTTGTACGTCATTTACACCCTGACATTGTATTGCAGCGCCTTGTAGGTAGAGCGCCTGAAGATAATACGCTTTTTACAAATTGGTCCATTGGTTGGTGGCGCGTACAAGATTTAATTGATGATAAGCTAGACGAACTGGATGCACATCAAGGTGATCTATGTGATTACCTAAATGGTAAAGCAGTTCGTAAATTTATAGATTAG
- the ybeY gene encoding rRNA maturation RNase YbeY, with protein sequence MYIHISYDEGIEEDSNIEAIIRKVCDEVSRVYGLEEDEMSILLCDNAKIHELNKEYRGIDRPTDVLSFALNEGDDYEGSEEEHHLLGDMIISLERTREQAIEYGHSFERELAYLTTHSCLHILGYDHMNDEEKKEMRTEEEFILGNLGYVREDAPYNE encoded by the coding sequence ATGTACATACATATTAGCTATGATGAAGGAATTGAAGAGGATTCTAATATAGAGGCCATTATCCGTAAGGTTTGTGACGAAGTGAGTCGCGTATATGGTCTCGAAGAAGATGAAATGAGTATTTTGCTGTGTGATAATGCAAAGATTCATGAACTTAATAAAGAATATCGCGGTATCGATAGACCTACAGATGTATTGTCCTTTGCTCTTAATGAGGGGGACGATTACGAAGGTAGTGAAGAGGAACATCATTTACTAGGGGATATGATTATATCCTTGGAGAGAACTCGTGAGCAGGCTATCGAATATGGACATAGTTTTGAGCGTGAGTTAGCATACTTGACGACTCATAGCTGTTTACATATCTTAGGCTATGACCATATGAACGACGAAGAAAAAAAAGAGATGCGCACAGAGGAAGAATTTATCCTAGGTAATCTCGGTTATGTGCGGGAGGATGCACCATATAATGAATAA
- the era gene encoding GTPase Era, whose amino-acid sequence MNNKEHFKSGFVAVVGRPNVGKSTLINALIGDKIAIVSDKAQTTRNRIICVYTDESKQIVFMDTPGVHKPKHKLGEFMVDAAIESLKETEAVLFVVAGNEKRGPGDNFIIEQLKRVKVPVFLVVNKIDTLKKEELLEAIVSYQDAYPFAGVIPISAKDKENLSEILKVLEETLPEGPQYFPEDMITDQPERLIISDIVREKILLATRDEIPHAIAVDVDEMKTRDDGTTYIRATIYCERDSQKGIIIGKKGALLKQLGAEARADIQKLLATKVYLDLWVKVKKDWRNKSGMLSELGYRK is encoded by the coding sequence ATGAATAACAAGGAACATTTTAAATCAGGCTTTGTAGCCGTTGTAGGTCGCCCAAATGTTGGTAAATCTACCTTAATTAATGCTTTAATTGGTGATAAGATTGCTATCGTATCCGATAAGGCTCAAACGACTCGCAACCGTATCATCTGCGTATATACGGATGAATCCAAACAAATCGTATTTATGGATACACCAGGCGTTCATAAGCCAAAACATAAGCTAGGCGAATTCATGGTAGATGCTGCTATCGAGTCTTTAAAAGAAACGGAAGCCGTTTTATTTGTCGTAGCAGGCAATGAAAAACGTGGCCCTGGGGATAACTTCATTATTGAACAATTAAAACGAGTAAAAGTTCCCGTATTTTTAGTGGTCAACAAAATTGATACACTCAAAAAAGAAGAGCTTTTAGAAGCAATCGTTTCTTATCAAGATGCATATCCATTTGCAGGTGTAATTCCTATTTCTGCAAAAGATAAAGAGAACTTATCTGAAATTCTTAAGGTTCTAGAAGAAACATTGCCAGAAGGTCCACAATATTTCCCAGAGGATATGATTACGGATCAACCGGAACGCCTTATTATTTCCGATATCGTTCGTGAAAAAATCTTGTTAGCTACACGAGATGAGATTCCTCATGCTATTGCAGTAGACGTAGATGAAATGAAAACACGTGATGATGGTACTACCTATATCCGCGCTACAATTTACTGTGAAAGAGACTCTCAAAAGGGTATTATTATTGGTAAAAAAGGTGCTTTGTTAAAACAACTTGGTGCTGAAGCGCGTGCAGATATTCAAAAACTATTGGCTACAAAAGTTTACTTAGACCTTTGGGTTAAAGTTAAAAAAGATTGGCGAAATAAATCTGGTATGTTATCTGAACTTGGTTATAGAAAATAA
- a CDS encoding PhoH family protein codes for MSEQIFTFPTYDLAQSILGQHNRYLHMMLEVISADVVARGDTVVIKGDEDQVNALYRTLEELVFLYREGSTITESQVRIAAKLVANGKADAVHNMFEDTLSVNMRGKNITPKTEGQKYYVDSIRKNTITFGIGPAGTGKTFLAVALAAFYLKNRNVDKIILTRPAVEAGERLGFLPGELQDKVDPYLRPLYDALHEMFGIEQVQRFMERGTIEVAPLAYMRGRTLENAFVILDEAQNTTAEQMKMFLTRLGNNSKMVVNGDKTQIDLPARIVSGLGEAEKVLRHVPGINMVYFSDQDVVRHDLVGRIVKAYDAYHERKLVGETTTTEAPTENVAKG; via the coding sequence ATGAGCGAACAAATATTTACATTTCCTACATATGACCTAGCACAATCCATACTAGGTCAACATAATCGATATTTACATATGATGCTTGAGGTCATCTCCGCCGATGTAGTAGCTCGAGGTGATACGGTAGTTATCAAGGGTGATGAGGACCAAGTTAATGCCCTCTATCGTACTCTTGAAGAATTAGTATTTCTCTATCGTGAAGGCAGTACGATTACTGAGTCTCAGGTGCGTATTGCGGCTAAACTTGTCGCTAATGGTAAGGCTGATGCTGTACATAATATGTTTGAAGATACCTTATCTGTTAATATGCGTGGCAAAAATATTACGCCTAAAACGGAAGGCCAAAAATACTATGTAGACAGCATTCGTAAAAATACCATTACTTTTGGTATTGGTCCTGCTGGTACAGGGAAAACGTTCTTGGCGGTAGCTTTAGCTGCATTCTATTTAAAAAACCGTAATGTGGATAAAATCATTTTGACTCGACCTGCCGTAGAGGCTGGTGAACGATTAGGCTTCTTACCGGGTGAATTACAAGACAAGGTAGACCCGTATTTGAGACCTCTCTATGATGCATTACATGAAATGTTTGGAATCGAGCAAGTACAACGTTTTATGGAACGAGGAACAATTGAGGTCGCACCTTTGGCATATATGCGTGGACGCACATTGGAAAATGCCTTTGTCATTCTTGATGAGGCTCAAAATACGACGGCAGAACAGATGAAAATGTTCTTAACCCGTTTGGGTAATAATTCTAAAATGGTTGTAAATGGTGATAAAACGCAAATCGATTTACCAGCACGCATAGTATCAGGCCTTGGTGAGGCTGAAAAGGTATTGCGTCATGTGCCGGGTATAAATATGGTGTACTTTAGCGATCAAGACGTAGTTCGTCATGACTTAGTAGGTCGCATTGTAAAAGCATACGATGCGTACCATGAGCGTAAATTAGTGGGTGAAACTACAACGACTGAAGCACCTACAGAGAATGTAGCGAAAGGGTAA